From the genome of Miscanthus floridulus cultivar M001 chromosome 10, ASM1932011v1, whole genome shotgun sequence, one region includes:
- the LOC136484781 gene encoding aspartic proteinase nepenthesin-1-like gives MAARPSMLVVAITFLLAAPPAFAEQRGFRATMTRTEPAINLTRAAHKSHERLSMLAARLDAASGTAQTPLQLDSGGGAYDMTFSIGTPPQQLSALADTGSDLIWAKCGACMRCVPQGSPSYYSNKSSSFSKLPCSSSLCRDLPSSQCSAGGAECDYKYSYGLASDPHHYTQGYLGSETFTLGSDAVPGIGFGCTTMSEGGYGSGSGLVGLGSGPLSLVSQLKVGAFSYCLTSDAAKTSPLLFGSGALTGAGVQSTPLLQTSTYYSVNLESISIGAATTPGTGRSGIIFDSGTTVAFLAEPAYTLAKAALLSQTTNLTRVPGTDGYDVCFQTSGAVFPSMVLHFDGGDMDLPTENYFRQVDDTAVSCWIVQKSPSLSIVGNIMQINFHIRYDVEKSMLSFQPANCDSF, from the coding sequence ATGGCGGCAAGGCCATCCATGCTCGTTGTTGCGATCACCTTCCTCCTCGCCGCTCCTCCGGCCTTCGCGGAACAAAGAGGCTTCCGTGCCACCATGACCCGCACCGAGCCGGCCATCAACTTAACGCGGGCCGCGCACAAGTCCCACGAGCGGCTGTCCATGCTCGCCGCCCGGCTTGACGCTGCCTCAGGGACTGCGCAGACCCCGCTCCAGCttgacagcggcggcggcgcgtacgACATGACCTTCTCCATCGGCACGCCACCGCAGCAGTTGTCGGCCCTCGCGGACACCGGCAGCGACCTCATCTGGGCCAAGTGCGGCGCGTGCATGCGGTGCGTGCCACAAGGCTCCCCTTCCTACTACTCAAACAAGTCGTCGTCTTTCTCCAAGCTGCCCTGCTCCAGCAGCCTCTGCAGAGACCTGCCGTCGTCCCAGTGCAGCGCCGGTGGCGCCGAGTGCGACTACAAGTACTCCTACGGCCTTGCCAGTGATCCGCACCACTACACACAAGGCTACCTGGGGAGCGAGACCTTCACGCTCGGCAGCGACGCCGTTCCAGGCATCGGCTTCGGCTGCACCACCATGTCGGAGGGCGGGTACGGCTCGGGCTCCGGCCTCGTCGGCCTCGGCAGCGGGCCGCTGTCCCTCGTCTCGCAGCTCAAGGTCGGCGCCTTCTCCTACTGCCTCACCAGCGACGCCGCCAAGACGAGCCCGCTCCTGTTCGGCTCCGGCGCCCTGACGGGCGCCGGTGTCCAGTCGACGCCGCTCCTGCAGACATCCACCTACTACAGCGTGAACCTGGAGAGTATCTCGATCGGCGCCGCGACGACGCCCGGAACCGGAAGGAGCGGCATCATCTTCGACTCCGGCACCACGGTGGCGTTCCTCGCGGAGCCGGCGTACACGCTGGCCAAGGCGGCGCTCCTGTCGCAGACGACGAACCTCACGAGGGTCCCGGGCACGGATGGGTACGATGTCTGCTTCCAGACGTCCGGCGCCGTCTTCCCGTCCATGGTGTTGCACTTCGACGGCGGCGACATGGACCTGCCGACGGAGAACTACTTCCGGCAGGTGGACGACACCGCCGTCAGCTGCTGGATCGTGCAGAAGTCGCCGAGCCTGTCCATT